In a single window of the Leisingera daeponensis DSM 23529 genome:
- a CDS encoding phenylacetate--CoA ligase family protein, with the protein MSFFDTLETRSADERAADLARALPEQIARAKTAAGYAALLDGVDPAAVTSAGALAQLPVLRKSELSRAQAENPPFGGFTVKPAHGFAHIFQSPGPIYEPGGVDGDWWRMGRFLNAAGIGQGDVVQNCFGYHLTPAGMIFENGARAVGAAVLPAGTGQTELQVTAARDVGATAYAGTPDYLKVILDKADAMGVELAFSKAAVGGGALFPSLRQEYADRGITCLQCYATADLGNIAYESAAMEGMIVDEHVIVEIVTPGTGNPVAPGEVGEVVVTTLNPDYPLIRFATGDLSAVMPGVSPCGRTNMRIKGWMGRADQTTKIKGMFVRPEQVAALVEKHDEIVKARVIASRDGEMDAMTVQIESAGGDEAAYARSVIEVLKLKGKVEVVAPGALPKDGLVIEDQRSYD; encoded by the coding sequence ATGAGCTTTTTTGACACGCTTGAAACCCGCAGCGCAGACGAGCGTGCCGCAGATCTGGCCCGTGCGCTGCCGGAGCAGATCGCCCGCGCGAAAACCGCAGCCGGTTATGCGGCGCTGCTGGACGGGGTGGACCCGGCCGCGGTGACCTCTGCCGGGGCGCTGGCCCAGCTGCCGGTGCTGCGCAAGTCGGAGCTGAGCCGGGCGCAGGCCGAGAACCCGCCCTTTGGCGGCTTTACCGTAAAGCCCGCGCATGGATTTGCCCATATCTTCCAAAGCCCCGGGCCGATTTACGAGCCGGGCGGGGTGGACGGCGACTGGTGGCGGATGGGGCGGTTCCTGAACGCCGCCGGCATCGGCCAGGGCGATGTGGTGCAGAACTGCTTTGGCTACCATCTGACGCCTGCCGGCATGATCTTTGAAAACGGCGCGCGGGCGGTTGGCGCGGCGGTGCTGCCTGCAGGGACCGGCCAGACAGAACTGCAGGTGACGGCCGCGCGCGACGTGGGCGCCACCGCCTATGCCGGCACGCCGGATTACCTGAAGGTGATCTTGGACAAGGCCGATGCGATGGGCGTGGAGCTGGCGTTTTCCAAGGCGGCGGTGGGCGGCGGTGCGCTGTTCCCCAGCTTGCGCCAGGAATACGCCGACCGCGGGATTACCTGCCTGCAATGCTATGCCACCGCTGATCTGGGCAATATCGCCTATGAAAGCGCAGCGATGGAGGGGATGATCGTTGACGAGCATGTGATCGTGGAAATTGTCACCCCCGGCACCGGCAACCCGGTTGCACCGGGTGAGGTGGGCGAGGTCGTGGTGACCACGCTGAACCCTGATTACCCGCTGATCCGGTTTGCAACCGGCGATTTGTCGGCGGTGATGCCGGGTGTCTCGCCCTGCGGCCGTACCAACATGCGGATCAAGGGCTGGATGGGCCGCGCCGATCAGACCACCAAGATCAAGGGCATGTTCGTGCGCCCCGAGCAGGTGGCGGCGCTGGTTGAAAAGCATGACGAGATCGTCAAGGCCCGGGTGATTGCTAGCCGGGACGGCGAAATGGACGCGATGACCGTGCAGATCGAATCCGCTGGCGGCGACGAGGCGGCCTATGCCCGTTCGGTGATTGAAGTGCTGAAGCTTAAGGGCAAGGTCGAGGTTGTCGCGCCGGGCGCGCTGCCCAAGGACGGTCTGGTGATCGAGGATCAGCGCAGCTACGATTGA
- a CDS encoding ABC transporter ATP-binding protein gives MLDAANTADVQAETLLEVNNIEVIYNHVILVLKGVSLNVPKGGITALLGGNGAGKTTTLKAVSNLLHSERGEVTKGSIKYRGEAVHEQDPAELVKKGVIQVMEGRHCFEHLTVEENLLTGAYTRSDSGANIQRDLEMVYSYFPRLKERRKSQAGYTSGGEQQMVAMGRALMSRPETILLDEPSMGLAPQLVEQIFEIVKSINENEGVTFLLAEQNTNVALRYAHYGYILESGRVVMDGPAAELRENPDVKEFYLGMSDEGRKSFRDVRSYRRRKRWLS, from the coding sequence ATGCTGGATGCAGCGAACACCGCCGACGTGCAGGCCGAGACCCTGCTGGAGGTCAACAATATCGAGGTGATCTACAATCACGTGATCCTCGTCCTGAAGGGCGTGAGCCTGAATGTGCCCAAGGGCGGCATCACCGCGCTGCTGGGCGGCAACGGCGCCGGAAAGACCACAACGCTTAAGGCGGTGTCGAACCTGCTGCATTCGGAGCGCGGCGAGGTCACTAAGGGCTCGATCAAATACCGCGGCGAGGCCGTGCATGAGCAGGATCCGGCGGAGCTGGTGAAGAAGGGCGTCATCCAGGTGATGGAAGGCCGCCACTGCTTTGAGCACCTGACGGTGGAAGAGAACCTGCTGACCGGCGCATATACACGCTCGGATAGCGGCGCGAACATCCAGAGAGACCTGGAGATGGTCTACAGCTATTTTCCGCGCCTGAAGGAACGGCGGAAGAGCCAGGCCGGCTATACCTCGGGCGGCGAGCAGCAGATGGTAGCGATGGGCCGCGCGCTGATGTCGCGGCCGGAGACCATCCTGCTGGACGAGCCGTCGATGGGGCTGGCGCCGCAGCTGGTGGAGCAGATCTTCGAGATCGTGAAGTCGATCAATGAAAACGAGGGTGTGACCTTCCTGCTGGCTGAGCAGAATACCAACGTGGCCCTGCGCTATGCCCACTACGGCTATATCCTGGAATCGGGCCGGGTGGTGATGGACGGGCCCGCGGCGGAGCTTCGGGAGAACCCGGATGTGAAGGAATTTTACCTCGGGATGTCGGATGAGGGACGCAAGAGCTTCCGCGACGTGCGGTCCTACCGCCGCCGCAAGAGGTGGCTGAGCTGA
- a CDS encoding ABC transporter substrate-binding protein: MKKTLTTLALGAAMAAGPAMADLVFPDLSYRTGPYAAGGIPFSDGYNDYFTLLNERDGGIGGVKAKVVECETGYNTEKGVECYESTKGQGALIYQPLSTGITYQLIPKVTADNIPLHTMGYGRTSAANGEVFSHVFNYPANYWNGASGVINYLLEENGGDLNGKKIALVYHNSAYGKEPIRTLEELSKKHGFELVALPVDHPGQEQKSQWLQIRRDRPDYVVMWGWGVMNQVAIQEAANIRFPMENFIGVWWSGAEHDVLPAGDKADGYKAVTFHNVGRDFPVFDDIQKYVVDAGKAAGAGDQVGNVLYNRGMYAAMLAAEAAKTAQEIHGTKDITPAMMRDGMEALVIDEAKMEALGMPNFGPTFSVSCENHGGPGLVGVTQWDAESKTWSLISDFKPSDTEVIGKLVEEDSAAYAAENNIEPNCK; encoded by the coding sequence ATGAAAAAGACACTGACCACACTGGCGCTTGGCGCCGCGATGGCAGCCGGTCCGGCAATGGCCGATCTGGTGTTCCCGGACCTCAGCTACCGGACAGGGCCTTATGCGGCTGGCGGCATCCCGTTCTCGGACGGCTACAACGACTATTTCACCCTGCTGAACGAGCGCGATGGCGGCATCGGCGGCGTCAAGGCCAAGGTGGTGGAATGCGAGACCGGCTATAACACCGAGAAGGGTGTGGAATGCTACGAGTCCACCAAAGGCCAGGGCGCGCTGATTTATCAGCCGCTGTCCACCGGCATCACCTATCAGCTGATCCCCAAAGTGACTGCGGACAACATCCCGCTGCACACCATGGGCTATGGCCGCACCTCGGCCGCGAACGGCGAGGTGTTCAGCCACGTGTTCAACTACCCGGCCAACTACTGGAACGGCGCATCGGGTGTGATCAACTACCTGCTGGAAGAGAACGGTGGCGATCTGAACGGCAAGAAGATTGCACTGGTTTACCACAACTCCGCCTATGGCAAGGAGCCGATCCGCACCCTGGAGGAGCTGTCCAAAAAGCACGGCTTTGAGCTGGTTGCGCTGCCGGTCGACCATCCGGGCCAGGAGCAGAAATCGCAGTGGCTGCAGATCCGCCGCGACCGCCCCGACTATGTCGTGATGTGGGGCTGGGGCGTGATGAACCAGGTGGCGATCCAGGAAGCCGCCAACATCCGCTTCCCGATGGAGAACTTCATCGGCGTCTGGTGGTCCGGTGCCGAGCATGACGTGCTGCCCGCAGGCGACAAGGCTGACGGCTATAAGGCGGTGACCTTCCACAACGTGGGCCGCGACTTCCCGGTGTTTGACGACATCCAGAAATATGTCGTGGATGCAGGCAAAGCGGCGGGTGCCGGCGATCAGGTCGGGAACGTGCTGTATAACCGCGGCATGTATGCGGCGATGCTGGCAGCCGAAGCTGCCAAGACCGCGCAGGAGATCCACGGCACCAAGGACATCACCCCCGCGATGATGCGCGACGGCATGGAAGCGCTGGTGATCGACGAGGCGAAGATGGAAGCTCTTGGAATGCCGAACTTCGGCCCGACCTTCAGCGTCTCCTGCGAAAACCACGGCGGCCCGGGCCTGGTCGGTGTGACCCAGTGGGATGCCGAGAGCAAGACCTGGTCGCTGATCTCTGACTTCAAACCATCGGATACCGAAGTGATCGGCAAGCTGGTCGAGGAAGATTCGGCGGCTTACGCAGCAGAAAACAACATCGAACCTAACTGCAAATAA
- a CDS encoding branched-chain amino acid ABC transporter permease: MFYREAGDFKVSYADDSQTFPIKFDRYRYYVVLAVAFGIIPFLINDYWANAILLPFLIYSIAAIGLNILVGYCGQVSLGTGGFMAVGAYSCYKLMTAFPEVSMFIHVLLAGGITAGVCVLFGLPSLRIKGFYLAVATLAAQFFLVWLFNRVPWFYNYSASGQINAPERDTFGIIITGPNAPAWATYLFCLIFLTVCALVARNLTRGTQGRTWMAIRDMDIAAEIIGVNPLKAKMTAFAVSGFFIGISGALFFAVYLGAVEVGEAFGINKSFLVLFMVILGGLGSIFGSFAGAAFLVLLPVVLKVVGVDILGWPTDIVAHFQLVIVGALIIVFLIAEPHGMAQLWRVAKEKLRLWPFPH, from the coding sequence ATGTTCTACCGTGAAGCCGGGGATTTCAAAGTCTCCTATGCAGATGACAGCCAGACCTTCCCGATCAAGTTTGACCGCTACCGGTACTATGTGGTGCTGGCGGTGGCCTTCGGGATCATTCCGTTCCTGATCAATGACTACTGGGCCAATGCGATCCTGCTCCCGTTCCTGATCTATTCGATCGCGGCGATCGGCCTGAACATCCTGGTCGGCTATTGCGGCCAGGTGTCCCTGGGCACCGGCGGGTTCATGGCGGTGGGGGCCTATTCCTGCTACAAGCTGATGACGGCGTTTCCGGAAGTCAGCATGTTCATTCACGTGCTGCTGGCCGGCGGCATCACCGCGGGGGTCTGCGTGCTGTTCGGCTTGCCCAGCTTGCGCATCAAGGGCTTCTACCTGGCGGTGGCGACACTGGCAGCGCAGTTCTTCCTGGTCTGGCTGTTCAACCGGGTGCCGTGGTTTTACAACTACTCCGCGTCGGGCCAGATCAACGCGCCGGAGCGCGACACCTTCGGCATCATCATCACTGGCCCCAACGCGCCGGCCTGGGCAACCTACCTGTTCTGCCTGATCTTCCTGACCGTCTGCGCGCTGGTTGCCCGCAACCTGACCCGCGGCACGCAGGGCCGGACCTGGATGGCGATCCGTGACATGGACATTGCGGCTGAGATCATCGGGGTGAACCCGCTGAAGGCCAAGATGACAGCCTTTGCAGTCTCCGGCTTCTTCATCGGCATCTCCGGCGCGCTGTTCTTTGCGGTCTATCTGGGCGCGGTCGAGGTCGGCGAGGCCTTTGGCATCAACAAGTCGTTCCTGGTGCTGTTCATGGTGATCCTCGGCGGTCTGGGCTCGATCTTCGGCTCGTTCGCCGGTGCCGCCTTCCTGGTGCTGCTGCCGGTGGTTCTGAAGGTGGTGGGCGTGGACATCCTGGGCTGGCCCACCGACATCGTGGCGCATTTCCAGCTGGTGATCGTCGGCGCGCTGATCATCGTCTTCCTGATCGCGGAGCCGCACGGCATGGCGCAGCTGTGGCGCGTTGCCAAGGAAAAACTGAGACTCTGGCCCTTCCCGCACTAA